In Micromonospora ferruginea, the sequence GCTGGCGGTCTTCGTGCTGGGCTCGGTCCTGGCCGGGCAGGCCCAGTCCACCGGCGAGCTGATCGCCTGCCGGGTGGTGCAGGGCGTCGGCGCGGGCGGCCTCACCGCCCTGGCCCAGGTGATCATGGCGACGATGATCGCCCCGCGCGAGCGCGGCCGCTACAGCGGCTACCTCGGCGCGGTGATGGCGGTCGGCACCATCGGCGGCCCGCTGATCGGCGGCGTGATCGTGGACACCGACTGGCTCGGCTGGCGCTGGTGCTTCTACGTCGGCGTGCCGTTCGCCGTGCTCGCCCTGGTCGTGCTCCAGAAGACGCTGCACCTGCCCGTGGTCAAGCGCAAGGTCACCATCGACTGGTGGGGCGCCACCCTGATCACCGCCGCCGTCTCGCTGCTGCTGGTCTGGATCACCCTGGCCGGCGACCGGTACGACTGGATCTCCTGGACCAGCGCGGTCATGGTGGCCGGCGCGGTGCTGCTCGGGGCGCTCGCCGTCCGGGTCGAGCAGCGGGCCGCCGAGCCGATGATCCCGCCGCGGCTGTTCCGCAACCGCACCATCACGCTCGCCGTGGTGGCCAGCGTCGCGGTCGGCGTCGGCATGTTCGGCGCCTCGGTCTTCCTCGGCCAGTACTTCCAGATCAGCCGCGGCGAGAGCCCGACCATGGCCGGCCTGATGACGCTGCCGATGATCGGCGGCCTGCTGGTCGCCTCGACCGTGGTCGGCCGGATCATCACCAGCACCGGCCGGTGGAAGCGCTGGCTGGTCGCCGGCTCGACGCTGCTCACCGCCGGCTTCGCGCTGATGGGCAGCATGCGGGTGGACACCCCGTACTGGCGGCTCGCGATCTTCATGGCGCTGATCGGCCTGGGCCTCGGCATGACCATGCAGAACCTGGTGCTGGCCGTGCAGAACACGGTCGGCACGCACGAGCTCGGCGCGGCCAGCTCGGTGGTGGCGTTCTTCCGCAGCCTCGGCGGCGCGGTCGGCGTGAGCGCGCTCGGCGCGCTGCTCGGCCACCGGGTCACCGGCTACCTCGCCGACGGGCTGGGCCGCCTCGGCGTCCCGGCCCCCGCCTCCGGTGGCGGCGGCGCGCTGCCGGACGTGCACGCCCTGCCCGCCCCGATCCGGGCCGTGGTGGAGTCCGCGTACGGGCACGGCGCCGGCGACATCTTCCTGGCCGCCGCGCCGTTCGGGCTGCTCGCGCTGCTCGCGGTGGTGCTGATCCGGGAGGTGCCGCTGCGCCGCGCCAACACCGACCCGGTCCCGACCGCGGTGGAGCAGCGGGAGGCGACGGTGGACGCCGACGCGGTGGTCGGCACGGGCCGGGAGCGCTGACCGTGGACGCACCGGAGCGTGAGCGGTACGGCCCGCAGGCCCGGCTGCTGCCCTTCGAGCGGGGCACCGACGGCCCCCGGGTGGTGCTGGTCGGCGTGGACGGCAGCCGCACCTCGCTGCGGGCCGCCGCCTACGCGGCCGGGCTGGCCCGCCGGCAGGGCGCCGGGCTGGTGGTGGTCTTCGTCAGCTCGCCGGCGCCGTACAGCGGGATCATGTCCGGGGTGGTGGCCGGCGCGGTGCAGCAGACCCACGACGAGTTGGCCGACGAGCTGCGCGCGGAGTGCCGGCGCGGGGCCGAGGAGCTGGACCTGCCGGTGACGTTCCTGTGCCGGCGCGGTGACGCGTACACCGAGCTGGGCCGGGCCGCCGACGAGCACCGGGCCGACCTGGTCGTGGTCGGCTCCTCCGAGCAGGCCGGGCACAAGCTGGTCGGCTCGGTCGCGACCCGCCTGGTGCGCACCGGCCGCTGGCCGGTCGTCGTCGTCCCCTGAGGTGTAAGGAGGGGCCCCCGCTTAACGCCTCGCGAGGTGGCGGGGGCCCCGCTTAACATCTCGATCATGACTTGGAGAGCACCCGAGGTCGACCGCCGCCACGAGCCCTACGTCGCCGACGAGCGCGCCATGCTGCAAGGCTGGCTCGACACCCACCGCGACACCCTGCGCCTCAAGTGCGCCGGGCTGACCGCCGAGCAACTGCGCACCCCCAGCGTCGAGCCCTCCGGGCTGACCCTGCTCGGGCTGGTGCGGCACATGGCCGACGTGGAGCGCTGGTGGTTCCGGATCCGCGCCACCGCCGAGGACGTGCCCGGCCTCTACGACGACAACCCCGACCCGGACGCCGACCTCAACGACATCGCCGACGCCGACCCGGCCGAGGCGCTCGCCACCCTGACCGCCGAGATCGCGGCGGCCGACCGGGCGGTGGCCGACCTGCCGTTGGCGCACACGTTCCGCCGCGCGCGCCGCGACGGCGCCGGTAGCGACGAGATCAGCCTCCGCTGGGTGTACGTGCACATGATCGAGGAGTACGCCCGGCACAACGGCCACGCCGACCTCATCCGCGAGCGCATCGACGGCGTCACCGGAGCCTGATCCACCCACCACTGTGTACGGAATGTTACCGGCCGGTTGGCGGAGAGCTGATAACGTTCGATCAATGGACACCGTGGTGCTTCGACTCGTCACCCTCGATGACGACGACGACGCGGCCGAGGAGGCCACCCACCGCCTGCGCCGCGAACTGCAGCAGCTCGACGGCGTCCGGTCGGTCCGGCCGGCGGAGTCCGTCACCGTCGCGCCCGACGGCGCCCGGGCCGGCGAACTCGCCGAGCTGGGCACGCTGCTCGCCGCCCTGGCCGCCCACGCGGGCCTCGTCGTCGGGGTGCTCCGCGCCGTCGGGGACTGGCAGCGGCGGCGCGGGCGGGGCCGGGTGGAGGTGCGCATCGGCGACGACGAGCTGGTCCTCGACAGCGCCACCGCCGACGAGCAGCGCCGGCTGATCGAGGTCTTCGTCGACCGGGTGTTACCACCGGAACGATGAGACGAGCGCTGATCATCGCGAACGAGGCCTACACGGATCCTCAGTTCGTCTCCCTCCCCGGCGCCGTGGCGGACGCGGACTCCCTCCGCGAGGTGCTGGAGAACCCGGCGATCGGCGCCTTCGACGACGTCCGCGTGTTACGCAACCGCACCGTCCACGACATCGGTCGCGCGGTCGCCATCTTTTTCCACAACACCGAGCCGGACGACCTGCTGCTCCTGCACATCTCGGCGCACGGGCTGAAGGACGCGGCCGGGGACCTGTTCTTCGCCGCCGCCGACTCCGAGCACGACAGCCACCTGATCCGGGCGACCGCGTTGTCCGCCGCCGACATCCGGCACGAGATGGCCGACAGCCGGGCCAAGCAGATCGTGGTGCTGCTCGACTGCTGCTACAGCGGCGCGTTCGCCCGCGACGAGCGGGCCCGGGGCGCGCGCGACGCCGACCTGACCGGCCCGTTCCGCGGGCGCGGGCACGTCGTGATCACCTCCTGCGCCGGCACCGAGCTGAGCTTCGAGCGGGACGGTCAGGGCGTCTTCACCCGCGCCGTGGTCGACGGGCTGCGCAGCGGGCGGGCCGACCGCAACGGCGACGGGATCATCGACACCGACGAGCTGCACGAGTACGTCGCCGACCGGGTCCGTGAGGTGAGCAGCCGGCAGCGTCCCACCCTCTCCGTACACCGCAAGGAGGGCGTGATCCGGGTGGCCTGGGCGGGCCGGGAGACACCGCCACCACCGCCTCCCGGGGACGACCCGCCCGGCCGGTGGCGGCGCCTGCTCGCCGCGACGGCTCCGGGGCGCGTCACCAGGGGCGCGCTGCCGCGCCGGGTGGCCGTGCCGATCCTCGCGGTCTGGGCGCTGCTGTGCGCCTCGGTCGGCTACGCCGGCCCGGTCCGCGCGGTCGGGGCCGGCTGCTTCCAGCCGCCGCAGGTGCGGGTGGCCACCTCGGCCGCCGGGCTGGCGCCCTACCGCGAGGTGGCGGACGCGTTCGAACGGTGGTCCGCGCGCCAGCACCGGGGCTGCCCGCTGGCCCGGGTCTACCTCTATCCCGCCGCCGCCGACGACGTCCGGGCCGGCATCGGCGCCCGCTGGGACTCGTCCGGCGAGCCGGGTCGCCGCTACCTGCAGGACGTCGGGCCGCACCCGGACCTGTGGCTGCCCGAGTCGGCGGCCGACGTGACGCGGGTGGGCCCGGCCGGCGCGGGCGTGCTCGGCCGGGTCGACGAGATCGCCGCGTCGCCGGTGGTGCTCGGCGTGCCGCAGGCGCAGGTCGCCGCCGGCGGCGCCGTGGACGCGGCGCGGCGGATGGGCCGGACCTGGCGGGAGCTGTTCCGTGACGCCACCGGCGCGTCCGCCGGCCCGCCGGTCGCCGGCGGCCGGGGCGTGGTGCGCGCCGACCCGACCGTGTCCGCGCCCGCCCGCCTCGCCACCTACGCGCTCTACGGCGGCGAGCGGGGGCTGGTGTCCGCGTCGACTGCCCGGCAGGACGTCGAGGGTCGGGTGGACCGGGCGCTGGACTCGGGTGCGTACCCGATCGGCGACGACCTCGCCGTGCTCTGCCGGCAGCGGACCCGGACCGCCCCGGCCGCCACGGCGGGTGTGCACACCCCCGCCGTGGTCCTCACCGAACAGGCGCTGGTGCGCTACAACCAGGGCCGGCCGCTGGGCGCCGGCTGCCCGGCCCGGCAGCCGCCCCCGGCGGCCGAACGGTTGCAGGCGTTCTACCCGTCCGACTCCCCGCTGCTCTTCCTCACGGTCGCCCGCCTCTTCTGGCCGGAGGCGGTGCAGAGCCCCGCCGTGCGGGCCGGGGCGTCGAGCTTCGTCCGCTGGCTGATCGACGAGGAGGCGGGCCAGCAGGCGCTGGTCCGGGTCGGCCTGCGGCCGCCGGGGGTGACCGCCACCGCCCCGGTGGACCGCGCCAACGGCGCGTTGTTCGACTGGCCGTTCGGCCGGGTCCGCCCGCTGCGCGAGCTGGTCGCCGGCGAGCAGGACCGGGTACGCGAGGTCTACCGCCGGGCGCACCGGCCGGGTCGGGTCCTGGTCGCGTTGGACGCGTCCGGCTCGATGCGCGACCCGAGCGAGGACCGGCGCCGGAGCCGGTTCGAGGTGGCGGTGGACGGGGTCGGGCGGTCCCTGGAACGGTTGGGCCGGCGGGACGAGTTCGGCCTCCGCACGTTCTCCACGGTGGCCGCGAACGCCGGCCAGATCGTGCCGATCGGTCCGCCGGGCCCGGCGGTCGCCGGCGGCCTGCGCGCCGCCGTGCAGCGGATCCGGCCGTCCGGCGACACGCCGCTCCACCAGACCGTGCGGCAGGGGGCGGCCCAGCTCCGGGGCGGCAGCGGCGACCCGCTGCGCGCGCTCGTGGTGGTCACCGACGGCCAGGACACCTCCCGGCAGCCGCCGCCCACCGCGGCGGAGCTGACCGGGGTACGCCTCTACGTGCTCGCGGTCGGCGACGCGGCCTGCGCCGGCTCGCCCCTGGACCGCCTCGCGCAGGGCACCGGGGGCGACTGCTACGACACCCGGGCCGACCGCCTCGACGGAACGCTGGACCGGCTGTTCGCCGCGCTGTGGAAGGGAGCGGACTGATGCCACCGACTCGCAGGGGCAGGTCGACGCCGGGCGCGGACCGCCGGAACTGGTGGCGGGCGTTCGGGGTCGGCCTGCTGAGCGGCGTGTTGGTGGCGACGCTGGGCGCCCTCCTGCTGTGGAAGGTCGCCGGGCCGAAGGGCCTCGAACCGGGTGACCTGGTGATCCTCACCGGCCGGGACGACAGCGAGGGCCAGCAGCGGCAGGCGCTGCTCAAGCTCTGGAACGCGGCGAACCCGCACAACCAGGCCAGGATGATCAGCCTGAACGAGGCGGCGGACGCCCAGTACGCGGAGATGATCAATCGCGGCGAGCACGAGAAAGAGGAAGACATCGACGTGTTCAACCTCGATGTCACCTGGACCGCGGCGTTCGCGGAGAAGGACCTGCTGCGCCCGATCGACGAGCCCCGGCTCGCCGAGCGCCCGGACGAGACGTTCCTGGCGAAACCGCTGCGCACCTGCCGCTACCAGGGCCGGCTGTGGGCACTGCCGTTCAACACCGACGCCGGGCTGCTCTACTACCGCCGGGACCTCGGGCTGGCGCCTCCGTTCGACTGGCCGAAGATCGAGGTCGAGTCCGCCCGGCTGCTCCGGGAGCGCACCGCCGGGCTCAGGGCCGGCTTCACCAGCCAGCTCGACAACTACGAGGGGTTGACCGTCAACGCCCTGGAGGCGCTCTGGGCGCACGGCGGCGACCTGCGCGTCGACGACCGGGGCACGGTCTCGGTCGACGCGAAGCGGCTGGCCGACGCGCTCCGGTCGCTGACGCCGTCGACCGGCGGGGCCTCCGTGGTGTCGCCCGGCGCGCTCAACCAGAACGAGGACCAGAGCCGGGAGGCGTTCGCGGCCGGTGAGGTCGCGTTCATGCGGAACTGGCCGGTCG encodes:
- a CDS encoding MDR family MFS transporter — protein: MTQATAPTRATAVDMSHRQILEALSGLLLGMFVAILSSTVVSNALPRIITDLHGTQSAYTWVVTSTLLATTATTPIWGKLADLTSKKILVQLALAVFVLGSVLAGQAQSTGELIACRVVQGVGAGGLTALAQVIMATMIAPRERGRYSGYLGAVMAVGTIGGPLIGGVIVDTDWLGWRWCFYVGVPFAVLALVVLQKTLHLPVVKRKVTIDWWGATLITAAVSLLLVWITLAGDRYDWISWTSAVMVAGAVLLGALAVRVEQRAAEPMIPPRLFRNRTITLAVVASVAVGVGMFGASVFLGQYFQISRGESPTMAGLMTLPMIGGLLVASTVVGRIITSTGRWKRWLVAGSTLLTAGFALMGSMRVDTPYWRLAIFMALIGLGLGMTMQNLVLAVQNTVGTHELGAASSVVAFFRSLGGAVGVSALGALLGHRVTGYLADGLGRLGVPAPASGGGGALPDVHALPAPIRAVVESAYGHGAGDIFLAAAPFGLLALLAVVLIREVPLRRANTDPVPTAVEQREATVDADAVVGTGRER
- a CDS encoding universal stress protein, translated to MDAPERERYGPQARLLPFERGTDGPRVVLVGVDGSRTSLRAAAYAAGLARRQGAGLVVVFVSSPAPYSGIMSGVVAGAVQQTHDELADELRAECRRGAEELDLPVTFLCRRGDAYTELGRAADEHRADLVVVGSSEQAGHKLVGSVATRLVRTGRWPVVVVP
- a CDS encoding DinB family protein encodes the protein MTWRAPEVDRRHEPYVADERAMLQGWLDTHRDTLRLKCAGLTAEQLRTPSVEPSGLTLLGLVRHMADVERWWFRIRATAEDVPGLYDDNPDPDADLNDIADADPAEALATLTAEIAAADRAVADLPLAHTFRRARRDGAGSDEISLRWVYVHMIEEYARHNGHADLIRERIDGVTGA
- a CDS encoding effector-associated constant component EACC1, coding for MDTVVLRLVTLDDDDDAAEEATHRLRRELQQLDGVRSVRPAESVTVAPDGARAGELAELGTLLAALAAHAGLVVGVLRAVGDWQRRRGRGRVEVRIGDDELVLDSATADEQRRLIEVFVDRVLPPER
- a CDS encoding caspase, EACC1-associated type yields the protein MRRALIIANEAYTDPQFVSLPGAVADADSLREVLENPAIGAFDDVRVLRNRTVHDIGRAVAIFFHNTEPDDLLLLHISAHGLKDAAGDLFFAAADSEHDSHLIRATALSAADIRHEMADSRAKQIVVLLDCCYSGAFARDERARGARDADLTGPFRGRGHVVITSCAGTELSFERDGQGVFTRAVVDGLRSGRADRNGDGIIDTDELHEYVADRVREVSSRQRPTLSVHRKEGVIRVAWAGRETPPPPPPGDDPPGRWRRLLAATAPGRVTRGALPRRVAVPILAVWALLCASVGYAGPVRAVGAGCFQPPQVRVATSAAGLAPYREVADAFERWSARQHRGCPLARVYLYPAAADDVRAGIGARWDSSGEPGRRYLQDVGPHPDLWLPESAADVTRVGPAGAGVLGRVDEIAASPVVLGVPQAQVAAGGAVDAARRMGRTWRELFRDATGASAGPPVAGGRGVVRADPTVSAPARLATYALYGGERGLVSASTARQDVEGRVDRALDSGAYPIGDDLAVLCRQRTRTAPAATAGVHTPAVVLTEQALVRYNQGRPLGAGCPARQPPPAAERLQAFYPSDSPLLFLTVARLFWPEAVQSPAVRAGASSFVRWLIDEEAGQQALVRVGLRPPGVTATAPVDRANGALFDWPFGRVRPLRELVAGEQDRVREVYRRAHRPGRVLVALDASGSMRDPSEDRRRSRFEVAVDGVGRSLERLGRRDEFGLRTFSTVAANAGQIVPIGPPGPAVAGGLRAAVQRIRPSGDTPLHQTVRQGAAQLRGGSGDPLRALVVVTDGQDTSRQPPPTAAELTGVRLYVLAVGDAACAGSPLDRLAQGTGGDCYDTRADRLDGTLDRLFAALWKGAD
- a CDS encoding extracellular solute-binding protein — protein: MPPTRRGRSTPGADRRNWWRAFGVGLLSGVLVATLGALLLWKVAGPKGLEPGDLVILTGRDDSEGQQRQALLKLWNAANPHNQARMISLNEAADAQYAEMINRGEHEKEEDIDVFNLDVTWTAAFAEKDLLRPIDEPRLAERPDETFLAKPLRTCRYQGRLWALPFNTDAGLLYYRRDLGLAPPFDWPKIEVESARLLRERTAGLRAGFTSQLDNYEGLTVNALEALWAHGGDLRVDDRGTVSVDAKRLADALRSLTPSTGGASVVSPGALNQNEDQSREAFAAGEVAFMRNWPVAYRKLTGGDASAPSPAAARVGVTALPGPSVLGGQNLAVARQSRQPRAAQALIEYLTGEESQRTLFEKGGFAATRAVVYTDAVIKENYPYLPLLQGAVDRARLRPVSPHYVNFSRVLRGYVREVIEGRTLPADLEARLTEALRGVTPTGPAPD